In a single window of the Gemmatimonadota bacterium genome:
- a CDS encoding transporter substrate-binding domain-containing protein, whose amino-acid sequence MSTRAIVLFLTAVFIGLTAVLCDGSGIPEPPRYTGDLPELQSRGVVRVIVRPDAVDHLPRNAEPVELDHDIARDIAESLKLDLRLVTVEDHQSMVDKLLLGEGDLIAANLTDTPERMEKAAFSVPYHFVDEYLIVPAGESVPDSLGDLNGMAISVRASSSYYQTLLELQKQVPGLRINTVPETLLTESIIDGVARGEYEATVCDNNLWYAVATAYDELAAPLALSVNREVVLLMRPGDDELKEKVDEILLARQISPTRERVYTDDLDGLKKRGRLRMITRNNALTYFIHRGMQVGYEYELLKEFARRNDLRLEIVIPDDHAKLLDYLNEGKGDVVAAAMTINEERVAAAAFTTPYNDVDEVVVVRSDEEGITGFGDLAGRAVHVRGSSSFLAPLRAAADSVEGLEIVELPGDVETEEILFGVEDGTYDVTLADSNLLEVEQAYGHDLKAAFSIGPASLGWAVRKENSALLAALDQYIRQEKRGLFFNLMRKKYFENIRTIAKAKDSLRVDLSGQLSPFDDHVKKYAGHYGQDWRLVTAQMYQESRFDPDAVSWVGAQGLMQVMPATGEQMGFTELHDPEVGIHAGVKYMDHLLGRFDPKLPMETRVHFALASYNVGYGHLLDARRLAREKGWDSNRWFGNVEEAMLLLSRPEYYSRARYGFCRGGQPVHYVENIQQYYDAYLEVLASADPVRTDESTRPEPLALDGPLRPVRPDRPAQHDTTTELAIPE is encoded by the coding sequence GTGTCGACGCGCGCCATAGTCCTGTTTTTAACGGCCGTATTCATCGGCCTGACCGCCGTGCTTTGCGACGGCTCCGGAATTCCGGAACCGCCCAGGTACACGGGCGATCTCCCGGAGCTTCAATCGCGCGGCGTCGTCCGCGTCATCGTCCGGCCGGACGCTGTCGACCATTTGCCCCGTAACGCGGAACCGGTCGAGCTCGACCATGACATCGCGCGGGACATAGCCGAATCGCTGAAACTGGATTTACGGCTCGTCACCGTCGAGGACCACCAGTCCATGGTCGACAAGCTCCTGCTGGGCGAAGGAGACCTCATCGCCGCGAATCTCACCGATACGCCGGAACGGATGGAGAAAGCGGCCTTTTCCGTACCCTATCACTTTGTAGATGAATACCTGATTGTCCCCGCCGGCGAAAGCGTCCCGGACAGTCTCGGTGATCTGAACGGCATGGCGATAAGCGTTCGAGCGTCCAGTTCGTACTACCAGACGCTGCTGGAATTGCAGAAGCAGGTGCCCGGTCTGCGTATTAACACCGTACCTGAAACCCTGCTGACGGAAAGCATCATCGACGGGGTCGCCCGCGGCGAGTACGAGGCGACGGTCTGCGACAACAACCTGTGGTACGCCGTGGCGACCGCGTACGACGAGCTGGCCGCGCCGCTTGCGCTTTCGGTAAACCGTGAGGTCGTCCTGCTGATGCGGCCGGGAGACGATGAGCTTAAGGAGAAAGTCGACGAGATCCTGCTTGCCAGGCAGATATCGCCCACGCGCGAGCGCGTGTACACCGATGACCTGGACGGATTGAAGAAACGCGGCCGCCTGCGCATGATCACGCGAAACAACGCGCTTACCTACTTCATCCACCGCGGCATGCAGGTCGGCTACGAATATGAACTCCTGAAAGAATTCGCCAGGCGGAACGACCTGCGGCTGGAAATCGTCATACCGGATGACCACGCCAAACTGCTCGACTACCTGAACGAGGGTAAGGGTGACGTCGTCGCCGCGGCCATGACGATCAATGAAGAACGGGTGGCCGCGGCCGCATTCACGACGCCGTATAACGACGTGGATGAAGTGGTGGTCGTGCGCTCCGATGAAGAGGGCATCACAGGCTTCGGGGATCTCGCCGGACGAGCGGTGCACGTCCGCGGCAGTTCATCGTTTCTCGCACCGCTTCGCGCTGCTGCCGATTCCGTGGAAGGCCTGGAGATCGTCGAGCTGCCGGGCGACGTCGAGACGGAGGAAATCTTGTTCGGTGTCGAGGACGGCACTTACGACGTGACCCTGGCAGACTCGAATCTGCTGGAAGTGGAACAGGCGTACGGACACGACCTGAAGGCCGCGTTCAGCATCGGGCCCGCGTCTTTGGGATGGGCCGTGCGCAAGGAAAATTCCGCGCTTCTCGCAGCCCTCGACCAGTACATCCGCCAGGAGAAGCGGGGACTGTTCTTCAACCTGATGCGAAAGAAGTACTTCGAGAACATACGTACCATCGCCAAGGCCAAGGACTCGCTGCGGGTCGACCTGAGCGGACAGTTGTCGCCATTCGACGACCACGTAAAGAAGTACGCCGGCCATTACGGCCAGGACTGGCGCCTTGTTACCGCGCAGATGTACCAGGAATCCAGGTTCGATCCGGACGCCGTGAGCTGGGTAGGCGCCCAGGGACTCATGCAGGTGATGCCGGCCACGGGAGAGCAGATGGGATTCACCGAGCTGCATGACCCGGAAGTAGGCATCCATGCCGGTGTGAAGTACATGGACCATCTCCTGGGCCGGTTCGACCCGAAACTGCCGATGGAAACGCGGGTGCACTTCGCGCTTGCGTCCTACAATGTCGGATACGGCCATCTCCTCGACGCCCGCCGCCTGGCCAGGGAGAAGGGATGGGACAGCAACCGGTGGTTCGGAAACGTCGAAGAAGCCATGCTGCTCCTTTCCAGGCCCGAGTATTACAGCCGGGCCCGGTACGGATTCTGCCGGGGAGGACAGCCGGTACATTACGTCGAGAACATCCAGCAGTACTATGACGCCTACCTGGAAGTACTCGCCTCGGCCGACCCGGTTCGAACCGACGAATCAACCCGCCCGGAGCCACTCGCGCTCGACGGT